A part of Arachis hypogaea cultivar Tifrunner chromosome 12, arahy.Tifrunner.gnm2.J5K5, whole genome shotgun sequence genomic DNA contains:
- the LOC140176758 gene encoding uncharacterized protein, producing MSQLNNQVYVDGMNRLICDELRYDRRQLALDHASYMQQLTDEQRVVYEEVIQAVQSGKGGVFFLYGYGGTEKNFFWKKLASALRSRSQVVLTVASSGIASLLLPGGRTAHSRFTIPLNLDEFSTCTIKQGNALADLLIKTKLIIWDEAPMVNRFCIEALDRTMRDILRFSNPDSLDKPFGGKTVVFGGDFQQILPVIPKGTRQEIVNATINSSYIWDSCKLLSLTKNMRLKAGDSHTNSSELKEFADWILGIGDGSHGTPRDCGERIEIPEDILVKNWDDPIEAIYKVTGVRKS from the coding sequence ATGAGTCAACTTAATAATCAAGTGTATGTTGATGGGATGAACAGGTTAATTTGTGATGAGCTCCGATATGATAGAAGACAGCTAGCTTTAGATCATGCTTCTTACATGCAACAACTAACTGACGAGCAAAGAGTTGTGTATGAGGAAGTCATACAAGCAGTTCAAAGTGGCAAAGGGGGCGTATTCTTTTTGTATGGTTACGGTGGaacagaaaaaaattttttttggaagaaATTAGCATCTGCACTGAGATCAAGATCACAAGTTGTACTAACTGTTGCATCAAGTGGGATTGCATCTCTTTTACTACCTGGTGGACGGACAGCACACTCACGATTTACAATCCCACTCAATTTAGATGAATTCTCAACATGCACTATAAAACAGGGCAACGCATTAGCTGATTTGTTAATAAAGACTAAGCTAATTATTTGGGATGAGGCTCCTATGGTGAATAGATTTTGTATTGAAGCACTTGACAGGACAATGCGTGATATATTAAGATTCAGCAATCCAGACAGCCTTGATAAGCCTTTTGGAGGGAAGACAGTGGTCTTCGGCGGTGACTTTCAACAGATTCTCCCAGTAATTCCTAAAGGGACTAGACAAGAAATTGTTAACGCCACTATAAACTCATCGTACATATGGGATAGTTGCAAGCTGTTGTCATTGACCAAAAACATGCGATTGAAAGCAGGTGACTCCCACACAAACTCATCTGAGTTAAAAGAGTTTGCTGACTGGATACTAGGTATTGGTGATGGTAGCCACGGAACACCAAGGGATTGTGGTGAGAGGATTGAAATCCCAGAAGACATCCTGGTTAAGAATTGGGATGACCCAATAGAGGCGATCTATAAGGTAACTGGTGTGCgaaaatcgtga
- the LOC140176757 gene encoding uncharacterized protein: MREFFAFRIQERLFDGSPLLYSRRLFQQFLVDGYSMIESSRLNYIRLEQEKFICEMYKGIKEVVLSGETTPSSRGKRIVLPSSFTRGPRYMIQNYQDAMEICKAVGYPDLFITFTCNPKWPEVEDFLKNRELNAEDRPDIVCRAFKAKLDILIKNIRANKIFGKVCAVVYTIEFQKRGLPHAHILLFLHKDDKYPTAEDIDKIISTEIPDKELDPEYYEDVEKHMMHGPCGMARKDSPCMENASFYKSATENANLDEHDEVSMYYDCRYISPCEAAWRIFGYNIHYRDPSVGPTSFEDIRTIDDVVYATFKDACYAHGLLEDDKEYIEAIEEASHWGSGTYLRKLFATLLFSNSMDTPEHVWQKTWTLLCDDILHRERTLLDNSDLVLTEDELKELTLIEIEKILNSYNKSLRDFPPMPIPI; encoded by the exons ATGAGAGAATTCTTTGCATTTAGAATACAAGAAAGGTTATTTGATGGTTCTCCGTTGTTATATTCAAGGCGACTCTTCCAGCAATTTTTGGTTGATGGGTATTCGATGATCGAATCCTCTCGGTTAAACTATATAAGGCTTGAACAGGAGAAATTCATATGTGAGATGTACAAAGGAATAAAGGAAGTAGTTTTGAGTGGGGAAACAACACCGTCATCGCGCGGCAAACGTATTGTATTGCCTTCATCATTTACAAGAGGGCCAAGGTACATGATTCAAAACTATCAGGATGCAATGGAAATTTGTAAGGCGGTGGGTTACCCAGACCTCTTTATTACATTCACATGCAATCCTAAGTGGCCTGAGGTGGAAGACTTCCTTAAGAATAGAGAATTAAATGCAGAAGATAGACCTGATATAGTTTGCAGAGCATTCAAGGCTAAACTGGATATATTGATTAAAAACATCCGAGCAAACAAAATTTTTGGCAAAGTTTGTGCAG TTGTATACACCATCGAATTTCAAAAGAGAGGACTACCACATGCACATATACTATTGTTCTTACACAAAGATGACAAGTATCCAACTGCTGAGGACATTGATAAAATCATCTCCACTGAGATACCGGATAAGGAGCTAGATCCTGAATACTATGAAGATGTGGAGAAGCACATGATGCACGGTCCATGTGGGATGGCTAGGAAAGATTCACCATGTATGGAGAATG CTTCGTTCTACAAGAGTGCCACAGAGAATGCTAACCTGGACGAACACGACGAAGTCAGCATGTACTATGATTGCAGGTACATATCTCCCTGTGAGGCCGCCTGGAGGATCTTTGGTTATAACATACATTATAGAGATCCATCAGTG GGACCAACTTCTTTTGAGGATATCAGGACTATAGATGATGTGGTCTATGCTACTTTCAAAGATGCCTGTTATGCACATGGCCTTTTAGAAGATGACAAGGAATATATTGAGGCAATTGAAGAAGCCAGCCATTGGGGTTCAGGAACATATTTGAGAAAACTCTTTGCGACACTTTTGTTTTCAAATTCGATGGATACACCAGAACATGTTTGGCAAAAGACATGGACTCTATTATGTGATGACATACTTCATAGGGAACGAACACTTCTGGACAATTCAG ATTTAGTCCTTACTGAAGATGAGTTGAAGGAGTTGACACTAATAGAAATTGAGAAAATTCTAAACAGCTACAACAAGAGTCTTAGGGATTTTCCACCGATGCCAATTCCGATATGA
- the LOC112727529 gene encoding outer envelope protein 64, mitochondrial, producing the protein MNRPRKWSIYIESSFCSYAFNPRVTVPLGSHNGGCVSVSFISFHRADKFLLDTVLDMYCTLQEQVSVASYSLPLLDTNGNIETSELLEEKGNAAFKGSQWNKALNYYTKAIKLNGMNATYYCNRAVAYLKLA; encoded by the exons ATGAACAGACCAAGAAAATGGAGCATCTATATTGAAAGCTCTTTCTGCAGTTATGCTTTCAACCCAAGG GTTACAGTTCCATTAGGTTCTCATAATGGTGGTTGTGTTTCTGTTTCATTCATCTCATTCCATAGGGCTGATAAATTTCTACTTGATACGGTGTTGGATATGTATTGCACTCTTCAAGAGCAAGTTAGTGTTGCCTCCTATTCTTTGCCATTACTAGATACCAATGGCAACATTGAAACTTCTGAGCTTCTAGAGGAGAAG GGAAATGCAGCCTTTAAAGGAAGCCAGTGGAATAAGGCACTCAATTACTACACTAAGGCTATCAAACTGAATGGCATGAATGCGACTTACTACTGTAACCGAGCGGTTGCTTACTTAAAGTTAGCCTG A